In a genomic window of Candidatus Competibacteraceae bacterium:
- the purM gene encoding phosphoribosylformylglycinamidine cyclo-ligase gives MNEQPSRRPTLSYRDAGVDIDAGNRLVDRIKPHARRTARPGVLGGLGGFGALFELPLDRYRQPVLVSGTDGVGTKLKLALELNRHDTIGIDLVAMCVNDVLVVGAEPLFFLDYYATGKLEVEVAATVIKGIADGCQQAGAALVGGETAEMPGLYQAGDYDLAGFCVGVVEKAKIIDPSRVRVGDVLLGLASSGPHSNGYSLIRKILAISNAGFDQPLAGSTLGDALLAPTRIYVKPILQLLEQVEVHAIAHITGGGLTENLPRVLPADTKATINVANWQRPAVFQWLQQRGNVLDAEMWRTFNCGVGLVVCVAPEVADTALTLLRGAGETVWRLGEITAGEGEPAVEFYP, from the coding sequence GTGAACGAGCAACCTTCAAGACGCCCTACCCTCAGCTACCGCGACGCCGGCGTGGACATCGACGCCGGCAACCGGCTGGTGGATCGGATCAAGCCGCACGCCCGCCGTACCGCGCGGCCCGGCGTGCTGGGTGGCCTGGGCGGCTTCGGGGCGCTGTTCGAGCTGCCGTTGGATCGCTATCGTCAGCCGGTGCTGGTCTCCGGCACCGACGGCGTCGGCACCAAGTTGAAGCTGGCGCTGGAGCTAAACCGCCACGACACCATCGGCATCGATCTGGTGGCGATGTGCGTCAACGACGTGCTGGTGGTCGGGGCCGAACCACTGTTCTTTCTGGATTATTACGCCACCGGTAAGCTGGAGGTCGAGGTCGCGGCGACCGTCATCAAAGGTATCGCCGACGGCTGCCAACAGGCCGGCGCGGCGCTGGTGGGCGGGGAAACCGCCGAAATGCCGGGGCTGTATCAGGCGGGCGATTACGATCTGGCGGGCTTCTGCGTCGGGGTGGTCGAAAAGGCCAAGATCATCGACCCCAGCCGGGTTCGAGTCGGCGATGTGCTGCTCGGGCTGGCATCCTCCGGCCCGCATTCTAACGGTTACTCACTGATCCGCAAGATTCTAGCCATCAGTAACGCGGGTTTCGACCAGCCGCTGGCCGGCTCTACTCTCGGCGATGCTTTGCTGGCCCCGACCCGCATCTATGTCAAACCGATCCTGCAACTGCTGGAACAGGTGGAGGTTCACGCCATCGCCCACATCACCGGCGGCGGCTTGACCGAGAATCTACCTCGGGTGTTGCCGGCCGACACCAAGGCAACGATCAACGTCGCCAACTGGCAACGGCCGGCCGTTTTTCAATGGTTGCAGCAACGCGGTAACGTACTCGATGCCGAAATGTGGCGCACCTTCAACTGCGGGGTCGGGCTGGTGGTTTGCGTCGCGCCAGAGGTCGCTGATACCGCGCTGACGTTATTGCGCGGCGCGGGCGAAACGGTGTGGCGGCTGGGGGAAATCACCGCTGGCGAGGGCGAGCCCGCCGTGGAGTTTTACCCGTGA
- the rng gene encoding ribonuclease G, which yields MSTRAEGGTGDEILINVTPRENRVAVVENGVLQEILIERADKRGLVGNIYKGRVARVLPGMEAAFVDIGLDRAAFLHVSDIRSESFADTANGAGGSNGERLPLITELVREGQERVVQVIKDPIGTKGARLTTHITLPSRFLVFLADSDVAGVSVKIDGERERQRLKEVVNAFRTEFGGGYIVRTAAEGAESWALRADMQFLQRLWRSIQERIAQTGGSAALYEDLPLVLRVLRDFVGDSVEKVRIDSRETCQRMLEFADKFVPEMVPRLEHYPGERPIFELYGIEDEIQRALGKKVPLKSGGYLIVDQTEAMTTIDVNTGAYVGHRNLEETIFKTNLEAAAAIARQLRLRNLGGIIILDFIDMASEEHQQAVLKALEKHLEKDRAKSHISQVSPLGLVEMTRKRTRESLEQVLCEPCPLCDGRGSIKTAETICYEIFRELLRETRQYSPRQFVVLAAPDVVDAMLDQESHSVAQLEAFIGIPIKFQAEALYTREQYDVVLM from the coding sequence ATGAGCACGCGCGCCGAAGGCGGCACCGGCGACGAAATCCTGATCAACGTCACGCCACGGGAAAACCGGGTCGCCGTGGTCGAGAACGGCGTCTTACAAGAGATCCTGATCGAACGGGCCGACAAGCGCGGCTTGGTCGGCAACATCTACAAGGGTCGCGTCGCACGGGTCTTGCCCGGCATGGAAGCGGCGTTCGTGGATATCGGACTGGACCGGGCCGCCTTTTTGCATGTGTCCGACATCCGGTCTGAATCCTTTGCCGACACCGCCAACGGCGCCGGCGGTTCCAACGGCGAACGGCTTCCGCTCATCACCGAGCTGGTGCGCGAAGGTCAAGAGCGGGTGGTGCAGGTCATCAAGGACCCCATCGGCACCAAGGGAGCGCGGCTGACCACGCACATCACCTTGCCGTCCCGCTTTCTGGTGTTTTTGGCCGATTCCGATGTCGCGGGTGTTTCGGTCAAGATCGACGGCGAGCGCGAGCGGCAGCGCTTGAAGGAAGTGGTCAACGCCTTTCGCACCGAATTCGGCGGGGGCTACATCGTGCGCACCGCCGCCGAAGGCGCGGAGTCCTGGGCGCTGCGGGCCGACATGCAGTTCTTGCAGCGCTTGTGGCGCTCCATTCAGGAACGCATCGCGCAAACGGGCGGCAGCGCCGCGCTGTATGAGGATTTGCCGCTGGTGCTGCGGGTGCTGCGCGATTTCGTCGGCGACAGCGTGGAAAAAGTCCGCATCGACTCACGCGAGACGTGCCAGCGCATGTTGGAATTCGCCGACAAGTTCGTGCCGGAGATGGTGCCCCGGCTCGAACACTATCCCGGCGAGCGGCCGATCTTCGAACTGTACGGGATCGAGGATGAAATCCAGCGGGCGCTGGGCAAAAAAGTGCCGCTCAAATCCGGCGGTTATCTGATCGTCGATCAGACCGAAGCGATGACCACCATCGACGTCAACACCGGCGCTTACGTCGGCCATCGCAACTTGGAAGAAACCATCTTTAAGACCAATCTGGAAGCCGCCGCCGCCATCGCCCGCCAGCTGCGGCTGCGCAATCTGGGCGGCATCATCATCCTCGATTTCATCGACATGGCCAGCGAGGAACACCAGCAGGCGGTATTGAAAGCCCTGGAGAAACATCTGGAGAAGGATCGCGCCAAGAGCCACATCTCCCAGGTATCGCCGCTGGGTCTGGTGGAAATGACTCGCAAGCGCACCCGCGAGAGCCTGGAGCAAGTCCTGTGCGAACCCTGCCCGTTGTGCGACGGTCGGGGCTCGATCAAGACCGCCGAAACCATCTGCTACGAAATCTTTCGCGAGCTGTTGCGCGAAACTCGCCAGTATTCGCCGCGTCAGTTCGTGGTGCTGGCCGCGCCGGACGTGGTGGATGCGATGCTGGATCAAGAATCGCACAGCGTGGCGCAACTGGAAGCGTTCATCGGCATCCCGATCAAGTTTCAAGCGGAAGCCTTGTATACCCGCGAACAATACGACGTGGTGTTGATGTGA
- a CDS encoding leucine--tRNA ligase has product MAESYNPQVIEAEAQRYWNEQRTFAVREEPGREKYYCLCMFPYPSGRLHMGHVRNYTIGDVMTRYQRMLGKNVLQPMGWDAFGLPAENAAMAGGVAPAQWTYDNIAYMKKQLQSLGFGLDWDRELATCQPDYYRWNQWLFLRMLEQGIVYLKTGVVNWDPVDQTVLANEQVIDGRGWRTGALVEKREIPMYYMAITRYAEELLTALDTLPGWPEQVKLMQKNWIGKSHGVRIGFPYRLPAAHGKAAHEDDAEVLWVFTTRADTLLGATYVAIAAEHPLALHAAQNNPALAAFIEECRRGGVTEAELATQEKKGMPTGLTVTHPLTDEPLPLWVANYVLMGYGDGAVMAVPAHDERDFAFARQYGLPVKPVIRTSAGDETPAPWRDAYAEHGVCINSGHYDGLDFERAVDAIASDLSLRDLGEKKVIWRLRDWGISRQRYWGTPIPIVHCGACGAVPVRDEQLPVVLPEHLVPDGSGNPLNKYLEFLHCPCPQCGQPARRETDTMDTFVDSSWYFFRYGTPGAKAMVDARADYWMPVDQYIGGIEHAILHLLYSRFWTKVMRDLGLTKVSEPFANLLTQGMVLNHIFFRKGEKGGIGYYPPGDVEMTRDEQGRVANVVAVADGQPVEYGGIGTMSKSRKNGVDPQTLIEQYGADTARLFMMFAAPPEQALEWSDTGVAGAYRFLRRLWVYAAEQQDAIRAAGEPNPAGLDEPLRAVRRDIHEALRQALFDFGRHQFNTVVSGGMKMLNALARIEASDAAADAVRREGLSLLLRLLSPIVPHITHTLWRELDYGEDVLSAAWPKPDGAALARSLVTLVVQVNGKLRGQIEVPVDAGRGAIEQAAQADPNVRRFVEGKPVRKIVVVPGKLVNLVC; this is encoded by the coding sequence ATCGCCGAGTCTTACAATCCGCAAGTCATTGAAGCGGAAGCGCAACGTTATTGGAACGAGCAGCGGACCTTCGCCGTGCGCGAAGAGCCGGGCCGCGAGAAATATTATTGTCTGTGCATGTTCCCGTACCCCAGCGGACGGCTGCACATGGGCCATGTTCGCAACTACACCATCGGCGACGTAATGACCCGTTACCAACGGATGCTGGGCAAGAACGTGTTGCAGCCGATGGGCTGGGACGCGTTCGGCCTGCCCGCCGAAAATGCCGCGATGGCCGGCGGCGTCGCGCCGGCGCAATGGACTTACGACAACATCGCCTACATGAAGAAACAGCTTCAGTCGCTGGGGTTTGGGCTGGATTGGGACCGCGAACTGGCGACTTGTCAGCCGGACTATTACCGCTGGAATCAATGGCTGTTCTTGCGGATGCTGGAACAAGGCATCGTTTACCTCAAGACCGGCGTGGTCAACTGGGACCCGGTGGATCAGACCGTGCTGGCCAACGAACAGGTCATCGACGGACGCGGCTGGCGCACCGGCGCGCTGGTTGAAAAGCGCGAAATCCCGATGTATTACATGGCGATCACCCGCTATGCCGAGGAGTTGCTGACGGCGCTCGACACGCTGCCCGGCTGGCCGGAGCAGGTCAAGCTGATGCAGAAAAACTGGATCGGCAAGAGCCACGGCGTGCGGATCGGTTTTCCCTATCGGCTTCCCGCCGCCCATGGAAAGGCGGCCCATGAGGATGACGCCGAGGTGCTCTGGGTGTTTACCACCCGCGCCGATACGCTGCTGGGCGCGACCTATGTCGCGATCGCCGCCGAGCATCCGCTGGCGCTGCACGCCGCGCAAAACAATCCCGCATTGGCTGCCTTCATCGAGGAATGCCGGCGCGGCGGCGTGACCGAGGCCGAACTGGCGACCCAGGAAAAGAAAGGGATGCCGACCGGCTTGACCGTCACTCATCCGCTCACCGACGAGCCGCTGCCGCTGTGGGTCGCCAACTACGTGCTGATGGGCTACGGCGACGGTGCGGTGATGGCCGTTCCCGCTCACGACGAACGCGATTTCGCTTTCGCCCGTCAATACGGCTTGCCGGTCAAGCCGGTGATCCGCACCAGCGCCGGCGACGAAACCCCCGCGCCGTGGCGCGACGCTTACGCCGAGCATGGCGTCTGCATCAATTCCGGCCACTACGACGGTCTCGATTTCGAGCGGGCGGTGGATGCCATCGCCTCCGATTTAAGCCTTAGGGATTTAGGCGAGAAGAAGGTGATCTGGCGGTTGCGCGATTGGGGCATTTCCCGGCAACGCTATTGGGGTACGCCCATTCCCATCGTGCACTGCGGCGCCTGCGGCGCGGTGCCGGTACGAGACGAGCAGTTGCCGGTGGTATTGCCGGAGCATCTGGTGCCGGACGGTTCCGGCAATCCGCTCAACAAGTATCTCGAATTCCTGCATTGCCCCTGCCCGCAGTGCGGCCAGCCGGCCCGGCGCGAGACCGACACCATGGACACTTTCGTGGATTCGTCCTGGTATTTCTTCCGCTACGGCACGCCGGGCGCGAAGGCGATGGTGGACGCGCGGGCGGATTACTGGATGCCGGTCGATCAATATATCGGCGGGATCGAACACGCCATCCTGCACCTGTTGTATTCCCGCTTCTGGACCAAGGTCATGCGCGATCTGGGTCTGACCAAGGTCTCCGAGCCGTTCGCCAATTTGCTGACCCAGGGCATGGTGTTGAATCACATCTTTTTCCGCAAGGGTGAAAAAGGCGGCATCGGCTACTATCCGCCGGGCGATGTCGAGATGACTCGCGACGAGCAAGGGCGGGTGGCGAACGTTGTCGCCGTTGCGGATGGCCAGCCGGTGGAATATGGCGGCATCGGCACCATGTCCAAGTCCCGCAAGAACGGCGTGGACCCGCAGACCCTGATCGAGCAGTACGGGGCCGACACCGCCCGGCTGTTCATGATGTTCGCCGCGCCGCCGGAACAGGCGTTGGAATGGTCGGATACCGGCGTGGCCGGGGCCTATCGTTTCTTGCGGCGGCTGTGGGTTTACGCCGCCGAGCAGCAGGACGCGATCCGCGCCGCCGGCGAGCCGAATCCGGCCGGGCTGGACGAGCCGCTGCGCGCCGTGCGCCGCGACATTCACGAGGCGCTGCGGCAAGCCTTGTTCGACTTCGGCCGCCATCAGTTCAACACCGTCGTCTCCGGCGGCATGAAGATGCTGAACGCGCTGGCGCGGATCGAGGCGAGCGACGCGGCGGCCGATGCGGTGCGCCGCGAGGGGTTGAGCCTGCTGCTGCGCCTGCTGTCGCCGATCGTGCCGCACATCACTCACACCTTATGGCGCGAGTTGGACTATGGCGAGGATGTGTTGAGCGCCGCATGGCCGAAACCCGACGGGGCGGCCTTGGCGCGGTCGCTGGTGACGCTGGTGGTGCAAGTCAACGGCAAGCTGCGCGGCCAGATCGAAGTGCCGGTCGATGCCGGGCGCGGCGCTATCGAACAGGCCGCCCAAGCCGACCCCAACGTGCGGCGCTTCGTCGAAGGCAAGCCGGTGCGCAAGATCGTGGTGGTGCCGGGCAAGCTGGTCAACTTGGTGTGTTGA
- the rlmH gene encoding 23S rRNA (pseudouridine(1915)-N(3))-methyltransferase RlmH, with amino-acid sequence MKIHLLAVGTRMPGWVKTGYAEYAGRLPRECALRLVEIPAGKRGPNADSSRAIREEGERLTAAIPTNCRPIALDERGQAWTTAELAEQLGGWLQDGRDLSLLVGGPDGLDASCRARAERLWSLSRLTLPHALVRVVVAEQLYRAWSLLHNHPYHRA; translated from the coding sequence ATGAAGATTCATTTGCTCGCCGTCGGCACTCGAATGCCGGGCTGGGTCAAGACCGGGTACGCCGAATATGCGGGACGCTTGCCGCGCGAGTGCGCGTTGCGGCTGGTCGAAATTCCCGCCGGCAAGCGCGGGCCGAACGCCGATAGCAGCCGAGCGATCCGCGAGGAAGGCGAACGCCTGACAGCGGCGATCCCGACCAACTGCCGCCCCATCGCGTTGGACGAACGCGGGCAGGCGTGGACCACGGCGGAGCTGGCCGAACAACTGGGCGGCTGGTTGCAAGACGGTCGCGATCTGAGCCTGTTGGTCGGTGGTCCCGACGGTCTGGATGCCTCGTGCCGCGCTCGCGCCGAGCGTTTGTGGTCGCTGTCGCGCCTGACCTTGCCACATGCGCTAGTGCGGGTGGTGGTGGCCGAGCAGCTTTATCGGGCGTGGAGTTTGTTGCACAACCATCCCTATCACCGCGCCTGA
- the purN gene encoding phosphoribosylglycinamide formyltransferase, translating to MNEFRKIRLVVLISGRGSNLQAILDQAASGELPVEIAAVISNRPGVQGLERARESRVTALALDHKQFPDRPTFEAALIESIDRHEPDLVVLAGFMRVFTPDFTEHYRGRLLNIHPSLLPKFRGLHTHQRAIAAGETEHGASIHFVTAELDGGPVIVQARVPVLPADDPDTLAARVLEQEHRLYPQAIRWFAQGRLRLDGERVLFDGQALDKPLRLETVLNAF from the coding sequence GTGAACGAGTTCCGAAAAATCCGGCTGGTGGTGCTGATTTCCGGCCGGGGCAGCAACCTGCAAGCCATTTTGGATCAAGCCGCCAGCGGCGAGCTGCCGGTGGAAATCGCCGCCGTCATCAGTAACCGCCCCGGCGTGCAAGGCCTGGAACGGGCGCGGGAGTCGAGAGTGACGGCGTTGGCGCTGGATCACAAACAGTTTCCCGACCGACCGACATTCGAAGCGGCTCTCATCGAATCGATCGACCGCCATGAACCGGATTTGGTGGTTCTGGCGGGCTTCATGCGGGTGTTTACGCCTGACTTCACCGAACATTATCGGGGCCGACTGCTCAACATTCACCCCTCTTTGTTACCGAAGTTCCGGGGCTTGCACACCCACCAACGGGCTATCGCCGCCGGTGAAACCGAACACGGGGCCAGCATCCATTTCGTCACCGCCGAGCTGGACGGCGGCCCGGTCATCGTCCAGGCGCGGGTGCCCGTATTGCCGGCGGACGATCCCGACACTCTGGCGGCGCGGGTGCTGGAACAGGAACATCGCCTGTATCCGCAAGCGATTCGCTGGTTTGCGCAAGGACGGCTAAGGCTGGATGGGGAACGGGTGCTGTTCGATGGTCAAGCGTTGGATAAGCCGCTGCGGTTGGAGACTGTGCTCAACGCTTTTTAG
- a CDS encoding glutamate-5-semialdehyde dehydrogenase codes for MNSNADTANAITRYMTEVGQRARAASRLVGRAETRSKDAALYAVAEALEAAEERLRAANQLDMDAGRAAGLEPALLDRLELTPKGIRGMAQGLREVAAQADPVGEITDLKYRPSGIQVGRMRVPLGVIGIIYESRPNVTADAAALCLKAGNAAILRGGSEALNSNRAIAACIQQGLAAAHLPSDAVQVIDTADRAAVGELIRLAEYVDVIVPRGGKSLIERISREARVPVIKHLDGVCHVYIDDRADFDKAVAVAYNAKTQRYGTCNTMETLLVAEGIAERILPLLGRKYQDAGVELRGCARVRDLIPSVKIATEDDWYAEYLAPILAVRVVKDMDEAMDHIATYGSAHTDAIVTEDYGRARRFLREVDSSSVMVNASTRFADGGEYGLGAEIGISTDKLHARGPVGIEGLTTQKFVVLGDGHLRG; via the coding sequence ATGAATAGCAACGCGGATACCGCCAACGCCATCACGCGCTACATGACCGAGGTCGGCCAGCGCGCTCGCGCCGCCTCGCGCCTCGTCGGTCGCGCCGAGACGAGGAGCAAGGACGCTGCCTTGTATGCCGTCGCCGAGGCGCTGGAAGCGGCCGAGGAGCGCTTGCGCGCCGCCAATCAACTGGACATGGACGCCGGACGGGCCGCCGGTCTGGAGCCGGCCTTGCTGGACCGGCTGGAACTGACGCCCAAGGGCATTCGCGGCATGGCGCAAGGCTTGCGGGAAGTCGCCGCCCAGGCCGATCCAGTCGGTGAAATCACCGATCTCAAGTACCGGCCGTCGGGGATTCAGGTTGGTCGGATGCGGGTGCCGCTGGGCGTCATCGGGATCATTTACGAATCGCGCCCGAACGTCACCGCCGACGCCGCCGCCTTGTGTCTGAAAGCCGGCAACGCCGCCATCCTGCGCGGCGGCTCCGAAGCGCTGAACTCCAATCGCGCCATCGCCGCCTGCATCCAGCAGGGCTTGGCCGCCGCGCACTTGCCAAGCGATGCGGTGCAGGTGATCGACACCGCCGACCGCGCCGCCGTCGGCGAACTGATCCGCTTGGCGGAGTATGTCGACGTGATCGTGCCGCGCGGTGGCAAGAGTCTGATCGAGCGGATCAGCCGCGAGGCGCGAGTGCCGGTGATCAAGCACCTCGACGGCGTTTGCCACGTCTATATCGACGACCGCGCCGACTTCGACAAAGCGGTCGCGGTGGCCTACAACGCCAAGACCCAGCGCTATGGCACCTGCAATACCATGGAAACCCTGTTGGTGGCGGAAGGCATCGCCGAACGCATCTTGCCGCTGCTGGGCCGGAAGTATCAGGACGCCGGCGTGGAATTGCGCGGCTGCGCCCGTGTCCGCGATTTGATACCCAGCGTCAAGATCGCCACCGAGGACGATTGGTACGCCGAATATCTCGCGCCCATTCTGGCGGTCCGGGTGGTGAAGGACATGGACGAGGCCATGGACCACATCGCCACTTACGGCTCCGCCCACACCGACGCCATCGTCACCGAGGACTACGGCCGGGCGCGGCGCTTTTTGCGCGAGGTCGATTCCAGTTCGGTGATGGTGAACGCCTCGACCCGGTTCGCCGACGGCGGCGAGTATGGGCTGGGTGCCGAAATCGGCATCAGCACCGACAAGCTGCACGCGCGGGGACCGGTCGGCATCGAGGGCTTGACCACCCAGAAGTTCGTGGTGTTGGGCGATGGTCATTTGCGCGGCTAA
- a CDS encoding DNA polymerase III subunit delta, with the protein MRLRPDQLTGHLRKNLARLYLVFGEEPLQALEAADAIRAAARERGYTERECLTVEASFDWSALAQRAASPSLFADRRLLEVRLGNAKPGDAGARALSDYAERPAEDAVLLITAGKLDWNTQKSRWFAALDGAGVVVAALPVEPRQLPGWIERRLRERGLNPTSDAVALLAERVEGNLLAAAQDIEKLALLADGRELNVPAVLATVGDSARYSIYDFVDAALLGQPERVARILNGLRDEGIEPVLVNWALHQEVRRLAALAFACERGHVLDAALAEQKVWEKRKPLLRQALQRLSLADCRRLLRDCAKTDRTVKGVEPGSVWEGLLANGLRLAGLELLPEQI; encoded by the coding sequence TTGAGGTTGCGTCCCGACCAACTGACCGGGCATCTGCGCAAAAATTTGGCGCGGTTGTATTTGGTGTTCGGCGAGGAGCCGTTGCAGGCGCTGGAAGCGGCCGACGCCATCCGCGCCGCCGCGCGGGAGCGGGGCTACACCGAACGGGAATGCCTGACGGTGGAAGCCAGCTTCGATTGGAGCGCCTTGGCCCAACGGGCCGCCAGTCCCTCGTTGTTCGCCGACCGACGCCTGTTGGAAGTGCGGCTGGGTAACGCCAAGCCGGGCGATGCCGGCGCGCGGGCCTTGAGCGATTATGCCGAACGCCCGGCCGAAGATGCCGTATTGCTGATCACCGCTGGCAAGCTGGACTGGAATACCCAAAAAAGCCGTTGGTTCGCGGCGCTGGACGGGGCCGGCGTGGTGGTGGCCGCTTTGCCGGTGGAACCGCGCCAATTGCCGGGCTGGATCGAACGCCGGCTCAGGGAACGCGGTCTTAATCCCACCTCGGACGCGGTAGCGTTACTGGCCGAGCGGGTCGAAGGCAACCTGCTCGCCGCCGCTCAGGATATCGAAAAGCTGGCGCTGTTGGCGGATGGCCGGGAATTGAACGTGCCGGCCGTGTTGGCGACGGTTGGCGACAGCGCCCGCTACAGCATCTATGATTTTGTGGACGCCGCCTTGCTCGGACAACCGGAACGGGTGGCGCGGATTCTGAACGGGCTGCGCGACGAAGGCATCGAACCGGTGCTGGTCAACTGGGCGCTACACCAGGAAGTGCGCCGGCTGGCGGCGCTGGCCTTTGCCTGCGAGCGGGGACACGTGTTGGACGCGGCGCTGGCCGAGCAAAAAGTCTGGGAGAAGCGCAAGCCGCTGCTCCGTCAGGCCTTGCAACGGTTGAGCTTGGCGGACTGCCGGCGGTTGCTGCGCGACTGCGCCAAGACCGACCGAACCGTCAAAGGCGTCGAACCGGGTTCGGTCTGGGAGGGCCTACTGGCCAACGGCTTGCGGCTGGCGGGCCTTGAGTTGTTGCCCGAACAGATTTGA
- the nadD gene encoding nicotinate-nucleotide adenylyltransferase: MGPASGPVGVLGGTFDPIHYGHLRPALELLETLELSEVRFIPCRIPAHRGAPSITAEQRLELVRLAIIGQPGFVADGRELRRAGPSYMVDTLVALRQELGDTPLCLILGSDAFQALTTWHRWQALTDFAHIAVMQRPGAPLVLPPALDAFAAARRVDNARVLHRRPAGSILVQPVTQLAISATQIRDLLARGQSVRYLLPEAVLGYIQYQELYRPSTAPATITPNR; this comes from the coding sequence ATGGGTCCGGCGTCGGGTCCGGTCGGTGTTCTGGGCGGCACCTTCGATCCCATTCATTACGGCCATTTGCGGCCGGCGCTGGAATTGCTGGAAACGCTGGAGTTGAGCGAAGTTCGTTTCATTCCCTGTCGGATTCCCGCCCATCGCGGCGCGCCGTCGATCACCGCCGAGCAGCGCTTGGAATTGGTGCGACTGGCGATCATCGGGCAGCCGGGCTTCGTCGCCGACGGGCGGGAACTGCGCCGGGCGGGGCCGTCCTACATGGTGGACACGCTGGTTGCCTTGCGCCAGGAACTCGGGGATACGCCCTTGTGTCTGATCCTCGGCAGCGACGCTTTCCAAGCATTGACGACGTGGCACCGCTGGCAGGCGCTGACCGATTTCGCTCATATAGCGGTCATGCAGCGTCCGGGCGCGCCGCTGGTTTTGCCGCCGGCATTGGACGCTTTTGCCGCCGCGCGTCGGGTCGATAACGCGCGGGTGCTGCACCGGCGACCGGCCGGGTCCATCCTGGTGCAACCGGTCACCCAGCTCGCTATTTCCGCCACCCAGATTCGCGATTTGCTCGCGCGCGGTCAGTCGGTCCGCTATTTATTGCCGGAAGCCGTGCTGGGTTACATTCAGTATCAGGAGCTGTACCGCCCGTCGACCGCTCCCGCCACTATCACGCCCAACCGGTGA
- the rsfS gene encoding ribosome silencing factor yields the protein MQFEALQKIVVDALEELKAQDIKILDVRGVASFTDLMIVASGTSTRHVKAVADKVIEKAGQAGVKPLGVEGEREAEWVLVDLNDIIVHVMLPQTRDFYNLEKLWSMRDRASGSQAAGG from the coding sequence ATGCAATTCGAAGCCTTGCAGAAAATCGTCGTCGATGCCCTGGAAGAACTGAAAGCGCAGGACATCAAGATTCTGGACGTGCGCGGCGTCGCCAGCTTCACCGATCTGATGATCGTCGCCAGCGGCACTTCCACCCGCCACGTCAAGGCGGTGGCCGACAAGGTGATCGAGAAAGCCGGCCAGGCCGGGGTCAAGCCGTTGGGTGTCGAGGGCGAACGGGAAGCCGAATGGGTGCTGGTGGATCTGAACGACATCATCGTTCATGTCATGCTGCCGCAGACCCGCGATTTCTATAATCTGGAAAAGCTGTGGTCGATGCGCGACCGCGCCAGCGGCAGCCAAGCAGCGGGCGGCTGA
- the maf gene encoding septum formation inhibitor Maf has protein sequence MRVARIYLASGSPRRRELLRQIGVGYRRLPVAVDETPLPDEPPAAYVARLAVAKARAGVEAIRRRSTGWPVLGADTAVVVDGAILGKPRDRDEGLAMLALLSGREHAVLSAVSLATPRRHAVKVQESRVRFRDLSPAERAAYWASGEPADKAGGYGIQGRAAAFIAELRGSYSGVMGLPLFETAELLREFGFSL, from the coding sequence ATGCGGGTTGCCCGAATCTATCTCGCTTCCGGCTCGCCCCGCCGCCGCGAACTGCTGCGCCAGATCGGGGTCGGCTACCGACGGCTGCCGGTCGCGGTGGACGAAACGCCGCTGCCCGACGAGCCGCCCGCCGCCTATGTGGCCCGGCTGGCGGTGGCCAAAGCCCGAGCGGGGGTCGAAGCGATCCGGCGCCGGAGTACGGGTTGGCCGGTGCTGGGCGCGGACACCGCGGTGGTGGTGGATGGCGCGATTCTCGGCAAACCCCGCGACCGGGACGAAGGATTGGCGATGTTGGCTTTGTTGTCCGGCCGCGAACATGCGGTGCTGAGCGCGGTGTCCCTGGCAACCCCGAGGCGACACGCGGTCAAAGTACAGGAAAGCCGGGTCCGCTTCCGTGACCTGTCCCCGGCGGAACGCGCGGCCTATTGGGCCAGCGGCGAACCGGCGGACAAGGCCGGCGGCTATGGCATCCAAGGCCGGGCGGCGGCCTTCATCGCGGAGTTGCGCGGCAGCTATTCCGGGGTCATGGGGCTGCCGCTGTTCGAGACCGCCGAACTGCTGCGTGAGTTCGGATTTTCCCTTTAA